In Chitinophaga oryzae, the sequence ACCGGCAGCGGCAATACCATGATACAGATCTTCGATACCATGGGACGGCTGGTGAGCGTGCCGGTGAATAAAGTCCATACCCCGGCACCTATACTTTCACTTTCGACGCCGAATACCTGGCCAACGGGGTTTATTATGCCCGTTTCCAAAACGGTGCGGTACAACAGGTCCGGCCGATGCTGAAAGTGAAATAGTGCAATATAAATGCATCGTTGTTGCAAATGAGTAAAGTTTATTACCTTTGCTCCGGTGTATAAACATTTTCAAAAAATATTAGCGCTTATCCTGCTGGGAGTATTCACGCTGAATACCGTCCCACGGGAGTTTATACACATCTTCACCAATCACCACGACACGCAGGACACGCATGCCTCCGCCGGTGATGCCATGTTCTCGGGAGAACACCGCCACTGCGATTTCCTGCAGATAGGAGTGGAGCCGTTTGACCAGTACACTACGACTTTTATAGCGCCGGTACGACCGGTGATATGGGTGTTTCAACCACGGCAGCTGCCGGAAACCAGCTATGTTACCCACCGAGACCTTTCCCCACGGGCGCCTCCGGTTGAGGTTGCCTGATTTAAGCTTCACATCACAAATAGCTGCTATTGTCATCCGGCAATAACCGGTTGTTGGTATTCACTGTTTTATTATTTTTTATTACTTACGTATGCATTATTTGCGTGTATTTATACTCGGATTAATGGGGGCGTTGCTGTTGCTGCAACCTGCCGCCTATGCCATCACTCCCGAAGACGGCACTTTCTCCAATGTGCTCACCGGGAAAGTGACTGATAAAGTTACTCATACTGTCATCCCCGGTGCTACGGTGTATCTGCCGGACCTGCATGTAGGCGCTGCTGCCGACGCACAGGGCAATTATACCATCAAAAATCTGCCGAAAGGAAAATATATTGTGGAAGTACACTCCATGGGCTATGCTGCCTATACAGAGACCGTGAACGTCAACGGTACTACCACCAGGGATTTTGAGCTGACAGAAACTTTGATCGAAAAAAATGAAGTGGTGATCACCGGCGCTAACCTGGCCACTTCCATGAAAAAGACACCTACGCCCATCAGCATCATCCGCCGGGACGTGCTGGACCAGAGCATTTCCACCAACATCATCGATGCGATTGCCAAAGTGCCCGGCGTAAGCCAGCTCTCTACCGGTCCGGCTATCTCCAAGCCTTTCATCCGTGGCCTCGGTTACAACCGCGTGGTGGTTGTCAGCGATGGCACCCGCCAGGAAGGCCAGCAATGGGGCGATGAACACGGTATCGAAGTAGATGATTACAACGTCAGCAAAATAGAAATACTGAAAGGCCCCGCCTCTCTCGTATATGGTTCCGACGCGCTCGCCGGTGTGGTAAACATCGTTCCGCCGGCTCCACTGCCGCAAGGCAAGATAAAAGGAAACGTGGAAGCCAACTATCAGACCAACAACGGGCTGATGGCCTACCATGCTGATATCGCCGGTAATAACAACGGCTTCAGCTGGGGCGCCTACATTACCCAGAAACAGGCGCACGACTATAAAAATAAATACGACGGGTATGTGTTCAACTCCCGTTTCAACAACACTAACTACGGCGCTAACATCGGTATCAACAAACAATGGGGGTTCTCCCGCCTGAGCTTCACTTCCTTTAACCAGCATCTCGGCCTGGTAGAAGGCGAGCGTAATGAAGAAGGTCGCTTCATCAAACCCATTAATGATAACGGTAATGCCGAAGAGGTACCTGTTACTGACAGCGATAACAAGTCGTACAGCATGGCGGTGCCCAAACAACAGATCAACCACCAGAAGCTGGTATGGGACAATAGCCTGTACCTGCATAACGGCGGCCGCATCGGATTGACGCTGGGCTATCAGTGGAATAACCGTCGTGAATTCGGCGATCCGCTGCACCCGGACGAACCGGAACTCTGGCTGAAGCTGCAGACCTTCAACTACGCTGCCAAATATTATCTCCCCGAAATGAACGGCTGGCAGACAACAGTGGGCGTTAACGGTATGCAACAGAAAAATGAAATCTCAGGAGAAGAGTTCCTCATCCCCGCCTACAACCTGTTTGATATCGGCGCTTTTGCAGTTACAAGCAAAACTTTCAATAGGCTCACCCTCAGCGGTGGCGTACGTTTCGACAGCCGCTCCCTGCGCTCTAAATCGCTCCATCTCGATGCTGACGGTAAACCTGCAACATCCGGAGAGGCTAAGTTTGATGCCTTCAACCGCAATTTCTCCAATGTGTCCGGTAGCGTAGGACTCAGCTATGAAGCCAGCGACCGGGTGGTGCTGAAACTGAACGCGGCCCGTGGCTTCCGTGCTCCCAATATCTCCGAGCTGGCCGCCAACGGTGTGCACGAGGGCACCATCAAATATGAATATGGCAACCAGGAGCTGAAACCTGAAGTGAGCACACAGATCGATGGAGGTATTGAGTTCAATACCCAGCACGTTTCACTGTCGGCTAACGTGTTCTATAATCACATCAACAACTTCATCTTCTCCCGTAAGCTGGTAAATGCTGCCGGTACGGACTCTATTCCTGCAGATGATAACGCCGAAGGGTTCGCTGCCTTCAAATATCAACAGGCCAACGCCAACCTGTATGGCGGTGAGCTGATGCTGGATATACACCCGCACCCCATCGACTGGCTGCACTTTGAGAATACGCTTTCATACGTGAGAGGTACCGCGCTCAATGCTACCGATTCCACTAAAAACCTGCCTAATATCCCGGCTGCCAGATGGCTGTCCGAGCTGAAAGGCAAGTTCAAAAAAGTGGGCGGTCCACTGCGGAATGCCTATGTAGGGGTACAGATGGATATGAATTTTTCCCAAAACGATGTGTTCTCGGCCTATCAGACCGAAACATCAACAGGAAGCTATACGCTGCTGAATGCAGGTCTGGGGTCAGAGTTCGTGAACAAACATAACAGGACCCTGTTCTCCCTGCACTTCGCCGTGAACAACATCGGCGACGTTGCCTACCAGAATCACCTGAGCCGCTTGAAATATGCACCCGTGAATGAGGTGACTGGCCGCAACGGGGTCTTTAACGTAGGTCGTAATTTTAGTGTTAAACTGGCTATCCCTATTGATTTTAAATAGGTTTTGTCCGGATTATTCAGTCATAGAAGGCTGGCCTGCGGGCCGGCCTTTCTTTTGTCAGCTACTGCCGGGCTGTCGTGTCTTTCGTTTTCGTATAGGTGGCCTTGTTATCTTTTATTTTGAATCGGAAAGCATCCTGCCGGATGTTAAACGTAATAACAGTATCTTTTCCGCTAATGGTCATATAAGGCGTTGGCAGTGTCTTCTCTGCCGCATCTGTCGCACGGATATAGTTGACCAGCCTTTTTGCGTCTTTTTTGATACTGATCGTTTGTGATGCATCGGCTGTCTGTTCAAACGACACCGTGATACCGGACAGCGCATAGGAAGCACTGCTGCTGTCAGGATGCCCCGACTGCAGTTTAAACGCCACCGGTTTACCGGCTTTGGATGAAAAGATAGCGCCAATGCCACGGTTGCCCGGCTGCTCCGACTGATTACAGGCCACTAACGATAATACCAGTACAGAAAACGATAAAAGGATAATAGCTTTATTCACAATTCAAGGTTAATTTGAATATAAAGCTATTGAATTTTTTCGCTTTCCGGGGTATGTTTTACCAGATAGGTTTTCGTCGTGTCCTCCAGAATAGCACTGGAAATGATGTAATAGTTGGTGTCTTTTCTGAAGATTTTGAAGAGGGGAACCTCAGGGTTCCAATACTGCTCTATACCCCGTGTATCGTAGCAAAAGTAACCCAGCAAGGTGTCTTTGCTGGTTCGAAGTGCACATTGTGCGTTAAATGCATATTGGATGCCATCAGCTTTGAAGAGGCAGCTGTCTTTATTAGCATCAATTTCGTAAATAGTACCAACCTCCAATCCGTTCATAATTTCGTCAGTTGACACACTCCATTCATAATGCCCAGACCAGAATTCTTTATCAGAAACTTGCGAACTATTACACCCTTGAATAAATAGGTTAATAAGAGGTAATACGATAAAATACCTGTGATGGTTATTTTGCATATTGGTTGTCTTTACTAGGGTTGATAATTTGCTCATTATTTAACTCTGTAATGATTTCAAATGGATTTAATCTGCCGTCAAAACCTCGGCCAACAGGGTCTGTTGTTCTGATCTCAAAATGTAAGTGTTCTTGTTCTGGTTTCATTCCAGCTGCATTGCCAGTCTTTCCTGAGTAGCCAATTACCTCTCCTGCTGCTACTTCGCTGCCTATATCCCGAAAGGATTGCGCTTGTAGATGCGCGTAGAAAAAGTAATAGTTCTGATCTTCATAATCGCCATTTAGGATTACAACGTGACCATATGAGCTTGAATGATAAGATGCTGTTATAGTTCCCTTAACGCAAGCATATATTGGACTTCCAACAGGAGCGTAAAAATCTAATCCCTGATGCTTGCCGCTTTTTCTGCCTTCAATTATTCCATATTTACTTCTAGAAGGAGCCCAGCAGTCATACCATCCCCGAAGCTGCAACTTATTTGTGGGGTGGTGCCATTTATTACTTTGATTGGGTGAGTTTGGAATCAAGAGTGGACAGCTCTTACTACATACGTTTTTGTAGTTTATTCCTTCTGTAAACTTTTTATGTATTATTACACTAACCTCTTTTTTAGTGATTTGTGTATCTCCGTTGGTGTCCAGCCCACTATTTTTTTGATACCAACTTTTTTTAAACCTTTGGTCTAACTCCTCACTAAAGACCACATAATCCTCCCGTTTTCCTACACCATCCGGTTTAAGAATAGTCATGTAAAAATCTTCCAGCGAATTCAACCTCCCTTTGAACTCCCGGAGATAATGATAAACATAGTCCAACTGTTCTTCGGCTGACATATGTGCCAGTTTTTTCTTTGTAATACCAAGCTTCCACCGGCTGTTCATCTGATTGATTCCTTTCTGCGTAAACTGCACCAACCCCACCGCATGCCTCCCCAACACTCCCTCCGTCAATTTCTCCACTGCCGGCGTATTCCACGGTTTGTGTCCACTCAACAAATGCGGTAAAAACGACGCTCCGGTCTCAAACGCCATGCACGTCATCAGGTGATTAGGATCTGCGTGAAGCTTTTTCGCGATGCTGATCACTTTTTTCCGAAACGCGCAGCTCACTTTACTGCCCCATACCAGCGACTGACAGGCTGCTTGTTCAGATGGAAGATTGACCCGCTCTATGACGGCAGTGGACCGCGCTTTTGTAGCGGGTGACAGCCGGAGCTGCTGGCCCGGGTATACCAGTAATTGTTGTGAATAAACGGCGTTATGCCCGGGAAGCGTTATCAACGCATAGATCAGGCTCACAGCTGACAATGATTCCAGCGGAACGGGAAGTAGTGCCGTCCCTGTTTTGTCGATCACTACCTGCTGTGTGCTAATGGTGGCATCTTTTTCCAGCAGCGGCTTCATGGCGGCTACGGGGTATGGTGTGAGCGGCCGCTGTAGCGGCGGGGAGCCGTTGCGTCGCAGGATGGTGACGCGCAGCTGTTGACCGGTGAGGTTGACGGCGTATATTTTCAACGCTATCTGTTGCTGATGGTCGGTGATAA encodes:
- a CDS encoding TonB-dependent receptor, whose translation is MHYLRVFILGLMGALLLLQPAAYAITPEDGTFSNVLTGKVTDKVTHTVIPGATVYLPDLHVGAAADAQGNYTIKNLPKGKYIVEVHSMGYAAYTETVNVNGTTTRDFELTETLIEKNEVVITGANLATSMKKTPTPISIIRRDVLDQSISTNIIDAIAKVPGVSQLSTGPAISKPFIRGLGYNRVVVVSDGTRQEGQQWGDEHGIEVDDYNVSKIEILKGPASLVYGSDALAGVVNIVPPAPLPQGKIKGNVEANYQTNNGLMAYHADIAGNNNGFSWGAYITQKQAHDYKNKYDGYVFNSRFNNTNYGANIGINKQWGFSRLSFTSFNQHLGLVEGERNEEGRFIKPINDNGNAEEVPVTDSDNKSYSMAVPKQQINHQKLVWDNSLYLHNGGRIGLTLGYQWNNRREFGDPLHPDEPELWLKLQTFNYAAKYYLPEMNGWQTTVGVNGMQQKNEISGEEFLIPAYNLFDIGAFAVTSKTFNRLTLSGGVRFDSRSLRSKSLHLDADGKPATSGEAKFDAFNRNFSNVSGSVGLSYEASDRVVLKLNAARGFRAPNISELAANGVHEGTIKYEYGNQELKPEVSTQIDGGIEFNTQHVSLSANVFYNHINNFIFSRKLVNAAGTDSIPADDNAEGFAAFKYQQANANLYGGELMLDIHPHPIDWLHFENTLSYVRGTALNATDSTKNLPNIPAARWLSELKGKFKKVGGPLRNAYVGVQMDMNFSQNDVFSAYQTETSTGSYTLLNAGLGSEFVNKHNRTLFSLHFAVNNIGDVAYQNHLSRLKYAPVNEVTGRNGVFNVGRNFSVKLAIPIDFK
- a CDS encoding DUF5991 domain-containing protein; amino-acid sequence: MQNNHHRYFIVLPLINLFIQGCNSSQVSDKEFWSGHYEWSVSTDEIMNGLEVGTIYEIDANKDSCLFKADGIQYAFNAQCALRTSKDTLLGYFCYDTRGIEQYWNPEVPLFKIFRKDTNYYIISSAILEDTTKTYLVKHTPESEKIQ